In Vitis vinifera cultivar Pinot Noir 40024 chromosome 11, ASM3070453v1, a genomic segment contains:
- the LOC100852427 gene encoding uncharacterized protein LOC100852427 codes for MGTKFQYMINVLATSPNSSRLTEKPMDDWDYFKNKELKVDFKRNCIDKLHNSMDRILEQNNVETIKKTMLMHEDVFKHQVQELHRLYSVQKMLMKELKGEKKQTRLWSPRAGLISQHHLPCGDSFWVQDDPSSRELSSSCSGDTLRMARGLDLKRANQEGVSTAFNAIDEAHQHPEDNKMSLVEESEVELTLSIGTPTSRKKKPENHQPNRSLELACSELTNNEIPDLGSSSSFKSDRGDECSDLANAASSSSATTEDYRKQPLWLFQGLSLNRTQL; via the exons ATGGGAACCAAGTTCCAATATATGATTAATGTTTTGGCTACATCACCAAATAGCAGCAGATTAACTGAGAAGCCTATGGACGATTGGGACTATTTCAAGAACAAAGAGTTGAAGGTGGACTTCAAAAGGAACTGTATTGACAAACTTCACAACTCCATGGATCGAATACTTGAACAGAATAATGTAGAAACGATCAAGAAGACGATGCTGATGCACGAAGATGTATTTAAGCATCAG GTGCAGGAGCTTCACAGGCTGTACAGTGTCCAAAAGATGCTGATGAAAGAACTAAAAGGTGAGAAAAAGCAGACAAGGCTTTGGAGCCCCAGAGCTGGCCTGATTAGCCAGCACCATCTGCCTTGTGGGGATAGTTTTTGGGTTCAAGACGATCCAAGCTCAAGAGAGCTGAGCAGCAGCTGCTCAGGAGACACCCTGAGAATGGCCAGGGGACTTGATCTCAAAAGGGCTAACCAAGAAGGCGTCTCAACAGCATTCAATGCCATTGATGAAGCCCACCAGCACCCAGAAGACAACAAGATGAGCTTGGTAGAAGAGAGTGAAGTAGAGCTCACGCTCAGCATTGGAACTCCTACCAGCAGAAAGAAGAAACCCGAAAACCACCAGCCTAACCGCAGCCTGGAATTAGCCTGTTCTGAATTAACAAACAACGAAATCCCCGATCTTGGGTCATCCTCCTCGTTCAAGTCTGATAGGGGAGACGAATGCAGTGACCTTGCCAACGCGGCCAGCAGCTCCAGCGCAACAACAGAAGATTATAGGAAGCAGCCACTTTGGCTTTTCCAAGGCCTAAGCCTGAACAGAACCCAACTttga